The Carnobacterium divergens genome includes a window with the following:
- a CDS encoding L-lactate dehydrogenase — translation MIQHDIKDHQKVIIVGDGAVGSSYAFALVTQNIAQEIGIIDIDRDKTEGDAIDLSHALAFTSPKKIYAASYEDCHDADIVVITAGAAQKPGETRLDLVNKNLKIFKKIVGDIMKSGFDGIFLVASNPVDILTYATWKFSGMSKNRVIGSGTSLDSARFRQAIAELVHVDARNVHGYILGEHGDTEFPVWSHANIGGLQIYEWVKDNPDVDEEALVDVFFKVRDAAYEIIEKKGATFYGIAVALARITKAILNDESSILPLSVYLDGEYGQEDVFIGAPAVVNRQGIKHVIEIPLSDSEKEKMALSANTLKQILNDAFEQLDD, via the coding sequence ATGATACAACATGATATAAAAGATCATCAAAAAGTAATTATCGTCGGTGACGGTGCTGTTGGTTCAAGTTATGCTTTTGCTCTTGTAACTCAAAATATTGCGCAAGAAATTGGAATCATTGATATTGATCGCGATAAAACAGAAGGTGACGCGATTGATTTGTCACATGCTCTTGCTTTTACGTCACCTAAAAAAATATATGCAGCTAGCTATGAAGACTGTCATGATGCAGATATCGTTGTCATTACAGCCGGTGCTGCTCAAAAACCAGGTGAAACACGTTTGGATTTAGTTAACAAAAATCTTAAAATCTTTAAAAAAATTGTCGGAGATATTATGAAGAGTGGATTTGATGGGATTTTTCTAGTTGCCAGCAATCCCGTTGATATTTTGACTTATGCTACATGGAAATTCTCTGGTATGTCTAAAAATCGCGTTATTGGGAGTGGAACTTCTTTAGATAGTGCACGTTTCCGTCAAGCGATTGCTGAATTAGTTCACGTAGACGCTCGTAATGTTCATGGCTATATTTTAGGAGAACATGGCGATACAGAATTTCCTGTTTGGTCACATGCAAATATTGGCGGCTTACAAATTTATGAGTGGGTCAAAGACAATCCTGATGTTGATGAAGAAGCTTTAGTAGATGTCTTTTTCAAAGTTCGCGACGCTGCTTATGAAATTATTGAAAAGAAAGGCGCAACCTTCTATGGCATTGCCGTTGCTCTAGCACGAATTACAAAAGCGATTTTAAATGATGAAAGCTCCATTTTACCCTTGTCAGTCTATTTAGATGGCGAATATGGTCAAGAGGATGTCTTTATCGGAGCTCCTGCGGTTGTAAATCGTCAAGGAATTAAACACGTCATTGAAATTCCATTATCTGACTCTGAAAAAGAAAAGATGGCCCTTTCTGCCAACACATTAAAACAAATTTTAAATGATGCCTTTGAACAATTAGACGATTAA
- a CDS encoding DUF3139 domain-containing protein, translating into MIKKIVITLLIGLIIIFGFILVNRYKAKVQINDYMNKQGIKKEDIIIQELKKDWTLGGYNLFLVLNDDHDVYYEYHCEKNRVSFQAYYSRKVHLLEGKWGGSGLTSEEMKKLKYPQIEK; encoded by the coding sequence GTGATAAAAAAAATAGTTATAACATTATTAATTGGTTTAATAATTATTTTTGGATTTATTTTAGTGAATAGATATAAGGCAAAAGTTCAAATAAATGATTATATGAATAAACAAGGGATAAAAAAAGAGGATATCATTATCCAAGAATTAAAAAAAGATTGGACATTAGGGGGATATAATTTATTTCTCGTATTAAATGATGATCATGATGTATATTATGAGTACCATTGTGAAAAAAACAGAGTATCATTCCAAGCATACTACTCTCGGAAAGTACATTTGTTAGAGGGGAAATGGGGTGGTAGCGGATTAACATCTGAGGAAATGAAAAAATTGAAGTATCCTCAGATAGAAAAATGA
- a CDS encoding amidohydrolase — MYETLLIKNCRLETGFKKSGNTVSQTETTLVDLLIEKGKISQIIQEGKGQLAATTVYDAKGQLVLPGFVESHSHLDKSRLGTPWKAVKRVPSIIERFEDEMIELKQLDKGVQERAKILLDTYRQNGVTAIRTHVDVHPTVELEHLVEVMDALTNQQKMDFEVVAFPQHGLLRSNSVDLMKQALKKGATIVGGVDPTAVDQQMEKSLAMTFELAMENNARIDLHLHERGEMGIKTFNELIRLTNHYHWQGKVAVSHGFGLRDVTGSRKEELFQSLNEAKIEIITSVPIDPVIPPMLELASKGVTTKIGCDNIFDNWSPYGNGDILERASRFGELFNQVTEFELSRTLGLITNGVTPLNDEGEQVWPKIGDKATFVFTNASCSAEAVARRTSPTVTMYQGRITSGVF; from the coding sequence ATGTATGAAACGCTATTAATTAAAAATTGCCGATTGGAAACTGGCTTTAAAAAAAGTGGGAATACCGTTAGTCAAACTGAGACAACCTTGGTTGATCTTTTAATTGAAAAAGGAAAAATTAGCCAGATTATTCAAGAGGGAAAAGGACAGCTAGCAGCTACTACGGTTTATGACGCCAAAGGACAACTCGTATTGCCTGGTTTTGTGGAAAGTCATAGCCATTTAGATAAATCAAGATTAGGAACGCCGTGGAAAGCGGTAAAGCGCGTACCTTCGATTATTGAACGTTTTGAAGATGAAATGATTGAGTTAAAGCAATTAGACAAAGGGGTTCAAGAACGAGCAAAAATCTTACTAGATACGTATCGTCAAAATGGGGTAACAGCTATCAGAACTCATGTAGATGTGCATCCAACAGTGGAGCTAGAACATTTAGTGGAAGTGATGGATGCGTTGACGAATCAGCAAAAAATGGATTTTGAAGTAGTGGCCTTTCCTCAACACGGCTTGTTACGTAGCAATAGCGTAGATTTAATGAAACAAGCCTTAAAAAAAGGGGCAACAATAGTAGGCGGTGTAGACCCAACAGCTGTCGATCAGCAAATGGAAAAATCATTAGCTATGACATTTGAACTAGCAATGGAAAACAACGCAAGAATTGATTTGCATTTACATGAACGAGGAGAAATGGGAATTAAAACATTTAACGAGCTGATTCGCTTAACAAATCACTATCATTGGCAAGGAAAAGTAGCGGTCAGTCATGGATTTGGATTAAGAGACGTGACGGGTTCTAGAAAGGAAGAATTATTTCAATCCTTAAATGAAGCTAAAATCGAGATTATTACAAGTGTGCCGATTGATCCAGTGATTCCACCAATGCTTGAATTAGCCAGTAAAGGGGTTACGACTAAAATTGGGTGTGACAATATTTTTGATAATTGGTCCCCCTACGGAAATGGTGATATTTTAGAGCGAGCAAGTCGTTTTGGCGAACTATTTAATCAAGTGACAGAATTTGAACTAAGTAGAACACTAGGTTTGATTACCAATGGCGTTACGCCGCTTAACGATGAAGGCGAACAAGTATGGCCAAAAATTGGAGATAAGGCTACCTTTGTTTTTACAAATGCCAGTTGCTCAGCAGAAGCAGTAGCTAGAAGAACGTCTCCAACGGTGACAATGTATCAAGGCCGAATTACGTCAGGAGTATTTTAG
- a CDS encoding amidohydrolase family protein has translation MFDLVIKNARINDGETLKTIGIKEGRISQITENSIEEAKKTIDAKGNVVIPGFVEGHIHLDKALIAERKPNQSGTLQEAIEVTAELKPTFTKEDIEERAKKALEMLIVNGVTTVRTHAEFDPAQGFTGFETIMKLKDEYRELIDIQVVAFPQEGIFKAPGTEEMMHQAMIMGADVVGGIPYNDLPAEKHIDLIFEIAEKYNKPIDLHQDFSDEADALSIEYLCAKTIEKGYQGRVTVGHLTALHALPKLELDNIISKMAQAEISVMALPATDLHLGARKDAFNVRRAVTPIRKLRDGGVNMCLATNNIRNAFTPYGNGDILQIAMLAIPVGHLGGAADLPTVLPMITENPAKALGLTDYGIEVGKKADLVILDTISKANAIIDLPTRLVVIKNGRLTVENTKETIIHA, from the coding sequence ATGTTTGATTTAGTCATTAAAAATGCACGTATCAATGATGGTGAAACACTGAAAACAATTGGAATCAAGGAAGGCCGAATCAGCCAAATTACTGAAAATAGCATCGAAGAAGCAAAAAAAACAATTGATGCTAAAGGAAATGTTGTGATTCCAGGTTTTGTAGAGGGACATATTCATTTAGATAAGGCGTTAATTGCAGAACGTAAGCCGAATCAATCAGGAACATTACAAGAAGCAATCGAAGTGACTGCTGAATTAAAGCCAACCTTTACCAAAGAAGACATTGAAGAACGAGCAAAAAAAGCATTAGAGATGCTGATTGTTAATGGTGTTACAACGGTTAGAACACATGCTGAATTTGATCCAGCGCAAGGGTTTACCGGTTTTGAAACCATTATGAAATTAAAAGACGAATACCGAGAATTGATTGATATCCAAGTCGTTGCATTCCCCCAAGAAGGAATTTTTAAGGCACCTGGAACAGAGGAAATGATGCATCAGGCAATGATAATGGGAGCCGATGTAGTCGGAGGTATTCCCTACAATGACTTACCAGCTGAAAAGCACATCGATTTGATTTTTGAAATTGCTGAGAAATACAATAAACCAATCGATTTGCATCAAGATTTCAGTGATGAAGCAGACGCCTTGTCAATTGAGTATCTGTGTGCCAAAACGATTGAAAAAGGGTATCAAGGGCGAGTAACCGTTGGGCATTTAACAGCCTTACATGCTTTACCAAAGCTAGAGTTGGATAACATTATTTCAAAAATGGCACAAGCAGAAATAAGCGTAATGGCATTGCCTGCAACGGATTTACATCTAGGAGCTAGGAAAGATGCGTTCAACGTGAGACGAGCGGTCACCCCCATTCGCAAATTAAGAGATGGCGGCGTAAATATGTGCTTGGCAACGAATAATATCCGCAACGCTTTTACACCTTACGGCAACGGCGATATTTTACAAATTGCAATGCTAGCCATCCCTGTTGGGCATTTGGGAGGGGCAGCGGATTTACCAACAGTGTTGCCAATGATTACTGAGAATCCAGCTAAAGCATTAGGTTTAACGGATTACGGCATAGAAGTTGGAAAAAAAGCCGACTTAGTTATATTAGACACAATTTCTAAAGCGAATGCTATCATTGATTTACCGACGCGTTTAGTAGTGATTAAAAACGGTCGATTAACGGTTGAAAACACTAAAGAAACGATTATTCACGCCTAA
- a CDS encoding citrate transporter gives MNKVKVIVALVASLIISILGVQQVYAAELGAAKAATGFYAILTIVPLILVLVLLFLKVDMIVAGLSGGVLAMLIGGIGLAEANKQFLETIPMMLSITVPIVNSAIAMAVFKAGSYTAALTLVKRGTKGKVEYVSGFIVILLAAATYMSGIGGGSAMVIAPLAFAAVGAVPELIAAMSIAAAVSFTTSPASLESSIVSKLGNIKVGEYVAIMRPYWLIFVLAAVLLAFWGTKRRKLGFKEEEASIYETMSNGRLFKLTLPAIFLLFAVIFGPLVNQVLGVQIFTPLVYMVVTLALIYFCTAFNLNESVTAMVDGSTYILTRLFQVGIFLAFINIIAKTGTFATIAGVANAAPAMIVIPVAVLTGILIGVPAGAYVGSVLTLVLPVAVSLGFSPLALGFVTIGVGFGSQMSFVNITMQALSSGFQIPIIDVVKGNIKWLSIASVVLLILSLVVA, from the coding sequence ATGAACAAGGTTAAGGTGATCGTGGCGTTAGTAGCTAGTTTAATTATTAGTATTTTAGGTGTCCAACAAGTATATGCGGCTGAATTAGGGGCAGCCAAAGCAGCAACGGGGTTTTATGCTATTTTAACGATTGTTCCATTAATTTTAGTATTAGTATTGCTTTTCTTAAAGGTTGATATGATTGTGGCTGGTTTAAGCGGTGGCGTTTTAGCCATGTTGATTGGAGGGATCGGATTAGCTGAAGCGAACAAGCAGTTTTTAGAAACCATTCCAATGATGTTAAGCATTACAGTACCGATTGTCAATTCAGCGATTGCGATGGCTGTTTTTAAGGCAGGCAGTTATACCGCAGCTTTAACATTAGTCAAACGTGGAACAAAAGGAAAAGTTGAATATGTTTCAGGTTTTATTGTTATTTTACTAGCAGCTGCAACTTACATGTCTGGAATTGGTGGAGGAAGCGCGATGGTCATTGCGCCACTAGCTTTTGCAGCAGTCGGGGCTGTACCAGAATTAATCGCGGCCATGTCGATTGCCGCGGCCGTTTCTTTTACAACATCCCCTGCTTCTTTAGAATCAAGCATCGTTTCTAAATTAGGGAATATTAAAGTTGGTGAATATGTAGCCATTATGCGACCTTATTGGCTTATCTTTGTTTTAGCTGCTGTACTATTAGCTTTTTGGGGGACAAAACGCAGAAAATTGGGTTTTAAAGAAGAAGAAGCTTCGATTTATGAAACGATGAGTAATGGACGCTTATTTAAACTTACACTGCCAGCTATTTTTCTTTTATTCGCAGTTATTTTTGGCCCATTAGTCAATCAAGTTTTAGGGGTTCAAATTTTTACGCCGCTTGTTTATATGGTAGTTACGTTGGCATTAATTTATTTTTGTACAGCCTTTAATTTAAATGAGTCTGTAACCGCGATGGTAGACGGTTCAACCTATATTTTAACACGTTTATTTCAAGTCGGAATTTTCTTAGCGTTTATTAATATAATTGCTAAAACGGGAACCTTTGCAACGATTGCAGGAGTTGCAAACGCGGCTCCTGCAATGATTGTGATACCGGTTGCTGTTTTAACGGGGATTTTGATTGGCGTGCCAGCAGGAGCCTACGTGGGATCCGTCTTAACATTAGTTTTACCAGTAGCAGTGTCATTAGGTTTTTCACCGCTAGCACTAGGATTTGTCACAATTGGTGTTGGGTTTGGGAGTCAAATGAGCTTTGTGAATATTACGATGCAAGCCTTATCTTCTGGTTTTCAAATTCCGATTATTGACGTCGTGAAAGGAAATATTAAATGGTTAAGCATAGCGTCTGTTGTTTTACTAATTTTATCATTAGTAGTAGCTTAA
- a CDS encoding ankyrin repeat domain-containing protein — MMGIAILLTVTINSKQVKKTERMETENTRTSNYSSHNKKELNSINSVVELKKEPRATPELNQELLTTARIGTAESIQKLIEDGADLRTINEKGASALLIATQENNIATAKALLEAGADVNQQDQLQDSPFLYAGAEGRIEILTLMLDKNPNYTLFNRYGGTALIPAAEKGHVDNVRLLLKKTPIDVNHINQSGWTALLEAIVLSDGGETQQEIVQLLLEHGADPNKKDSRGISPLTYAKQKGYGRIATMLVEYGGQE, encoded by the coding sequence ATGATGGGTATCGCAATTTTGTTAACGGTTACAATTAATTCTAAGCAGGTTAAAAAAACTGAGAGGATGGAAACTGAAAATACGCGAACTTCCAACTATTCATCTCATAATAAAAAAGAACTAAATTCAATAAACTCCGTAGTAGAATTAAAAAAGGAACCACGAGCCACGCCTGAATTAAACCAAGAGCTTCTAACTACAGCACGTATTGGAACGGCAGAAAGCATTCAAAAGCTGATTGAGGATGGAGCAGACTTAAGGACAATCAACGAAAAAGGAGCTTCCGCTTTACTGATTGCTACCCAAGAAAATAATATCGCAACAGCAAAAGCTTTATTAGAAGCAGGTGCAGACGTGAATCAACAAGATCAGCTACAAGACAGTCCTTTTTTATATGCAGGAGCTGAAGGAAGAATTGAAATACTCACACTCATGTTAGATAAAAATCCGAATTATACGTTGTTCAATCGTTATGGTGGAACGGCATTGATTCCAGCAGCAGAAAAAGGGCATGTGGACAATGTCCGGCTATTGCTTAAAAAAACACCGATTGATGTTAATCATATCAATCAATCAGGCTGGACAGCGTTATTAGAGGCAATTGTACTAAGTGACGGAGGTGAAACGCAACAAGAAATTGTTCAATTGCTACTAGAACATGGTGCTGATCCAAATAAAAAGGATAGCAGAGGAATTTCACCTTTGACTTATGCAAAGCAAAAAGGCTATGGAAGGATTGCAACGATGTTGGTTGAATATGGGGGACAAGAGTAA
- a CDS encoding LysR family transcriptional regulator, giving the protein MDFRQLNYFIAVAEEKTITAAAERLHMAQPPLSQQLKQMEEEFGTPLIERTPRQTRLTAAGTALYYEALKLVEQFAESKQLVRETGDGLKGQLKIGVNTLSDSLLAQALIDFQKDFPSVTFAIHQGESQQLCELVRKGKIELAIVRYPLDLKGFSMKFLKSEPFYFVCDGSAKKGPAPDDFHGIAGSKLMLPSTEGLGVYHSIIEYLAKYQLNPSSISTCSDIRLLFNLIEQGFCTSIVPETVLKMNPHYQVETHLLEDPLFQTSFGIIWLEERYLSKMATSFLDYLTVN; this is encoded by the coding sequence ATGGACTTTAGACAATTAAACTATTTTATTGCTGTAGCCGAAGAAAAAACAATTACTGCAGCTGCCGAACGTCTACATATGGCACAACCGCCTTTAAGCCAACAACTTAAACAAATGGAAGAAGAATTCGGGACGCCATTAATTGAACGAACACCTAGACAAACGCGTTTAACTGCAGCGGGAACAGCACTTTATTATGAGGCTTTAAAACTAGTAGAACAGTTCGCTGAGTCGAAGCAGTTGGTAAGGGAAACTGGCGATGGATTAAAAGGGCAGTTAAAAATTGGTGTGAATACGCTCTCCGACAGTCTGCTAGCCCAAGCCTTGATTGATTTCCAAAAAGATTTTCCAAGCGTCACTTTCGCTATTCACCAAGGAGAATCTCAACAACTTTGCGAGCTTGTTCGCAAGGGCAAGATTGAACTAGCCATCGTTCGTTATCCACTGGATTTAAAGGGTTTTTCTATGAAATTTTTGAAATCGGAGCCTTTTTATTTTGTCTGTGATGGGAGTGCGAAAAAAGGTCCAGCACCTGATGACTTTCATGGAATTGCTGGTAGTAAATTAATGCTGCCAAGTACGGAAGGATTGGGCGTTTATCATTCGATTATTGAATATTTGGCTAAATATCAGCTGAATCCTAGCTCTATTTCAACTTGTAGTGACATTCGTTTATTATTTAACCTAATTGAACAAGGTTTTTGCACAAGTATCGTTCCTGAAACAGTGTTAAAGATGAACCCACATTATCAAGTGGAAACCCACTTATTAGAAGATCCTTTATTTCAAACTTCTTTTGGAATCATTTGGCTAGAGGAACGTTATTTATCAAAAATGGCTACTTCATTTTTAGACTATTTAACCGTTAATTAA
- a CDS encoding M20 family metallopeptidase translates to MKSIITKIHQEASTKALARLINHESVATSDGTTNPPFGQGIALCLKEALQICKELGMTTYEDPAGFYGFADYGVGAELVAVVCHLDVVPAGDVTLWKTDPFVATIKEGVMYGRGSQDDKGPTIASLFGFKAVVDAGYQFNKRIRFIFSTDEETLWRCMAAYNKKEEQATMGFVPDGSFPLVFAEKGLLQVELIGPGSSDIQLQAGDALNVVPAKACYHGSELTAVMKKLTQLGIEFDLTETEVTVKGKAVHASVAQLGENAINLLAMGLAPAVPHPALTFLAEQIGKQTNGATLFGEISDDVSGELTFNVGLLNVSDESSTIGIDMRLPVKSDKEALMKQLAKVAESYGLTLKEFDYVPAIYVPKESPLIQTLLKVYREKTGDLTEPMTSGGATLARTMDNLVAFGAHFPESKSLAHQANEGQVLSEMYQAMDIYASAIIELACEK, encoded by the coding sequence ATGAAATCAATTATTACAAAGATTCATCAAGAGGCAAGTACAAAAGCCTTAGCTCGTCTAATCAATCATGAGTCCGTCGCTACTTCTGACGGGACAACCAATCCACCTTTTGGACAAGGCATTGCGCTATGTCTAAAAGAAGCGTTGCAAATCTGCAAAGAACTAGGCATGACTACTTATGAAGACCCAGCTGGTTTTTATGGCTTTGCAGATTATGGCGTAGGCGCAGAGTTAGTGGCAGTTGTTTGCCATTTAGATGTAGTGCCAGCAGGAGACGTAACCCTTTGGAAGACAGATCCATTTGTTGCAACCATTAAAGAGGGTGTGATGTACGGACGTGGAAGTCAAGATGATAAAGGACCAACTATTGCTTCTCTTTTCGGTTTTAAAGCAGTCGTTGATGCAGGCTACCAATTTAATAAACGGATTCGTTTTATTTTTAGTACGGATGAGGAAACCTTATGGCGTTGCATGGCAGCCTATAATAAAAAAGAAGAACAAGCTACTATGGGCTTTGTACCAGATGGCAGCTTTCCACTAGTTTTTGCTGAAAAAGGGTTGTTGCAAGTCGAGTTGATTGGTCCAGGAAGTTCGGATATTCAGTTGCAGGCAGGAGATGCGTTGAATGTGGTTCCAGCAAAAGCTTGTTATCATGGATCCGAACTGACAGCGGTAATGAAAAAGTTAACTCAGCTAGGCATTGAGTTTGATTTAACCGAAACGGAAGTAACAGTAAAAGGCAAGGCAGTCCATGCAAGTGTGGCACAATTGGGAGAAAATGCGATTAATTTATTAGCAATGGGGCTTGCGCCAGCAGTCCCTCACCCAGCGTTGACATTCTTAGCGGAACAAATTGGCAAGCAAACAAATGGAGCCACCTTATTTGGAGAAATATCAGATGATGTAAGTGGCGAACTAACATTTAATGTAGGACTGTTAAATGTTTCTGATGAGAGTTCGACCATTGGCATTGATATGAGACTCCCCGTTAAAAGTGACAAAGAAGCTTTGATGAAGCAATTGGCTAAGGTTGCTGAAAGCTATGGTTTAACCCTAAAAGAATTCGATTACGTTCCTGCTATCTATGTACCTAAAGAAAGTCCACTGATTCAAACGCTATTAAAAGTGTATCGTGAAAAGACAGGAGATTTGACGGAACCAATGACATCAGGAGGAGCAACATTAGCTCGCACGATGGACAATCTGGTAGCCTTTGGCGCTCATTTTCCTGAAAGTAAAAGCTTGGCCCATCAAGCGAACGAAGGGCAAGTATTAAGTGAAATGTATCAAGCAATGGATATTTACGCTTCAGCGATTATTGAATTGGCATGTGAAAAATAA